From Pseudomonas alcaligenes, a single genomic window includes:
- a CDS encoding glutathione S-transferase has product MIIVHHLNNSRSQRILWLLEELGVEYQIQRYERDPQTMLAPPELRAVHPLGKSPVVSDGELTLAESGAIIDYLANRYGQDLLPPAGSPERLRCNYWLHYAEGSAMPPLLLKLVFDKVESSPMPFFIKPIARGIAQKVKRALINPQLQLHLDYLEGELGKSTWFAGETFSAADIQMSFPLEAATSRGGLDGSRPRLKAFLERIHARPAYRRALEKGGEYAYAS; this is encoded by the coding sequence ATGATCATCGTCCACCACCTGAACAACTCGCGCTCGCAGCGCATCCTCTGGCTGCTCGAAGAACTGGGCGTGGAGTACCAGATCCAGCGCTATGAGCGCGATCCCCAGACCATGCTCGCCCCGCCGGAACTGCGCGCCGTGCACCCGCTGGGCAAGTCGCCGGTGGTCAGCGACGGCGAGCTGACCCTGGCCGAGTCCGGCGCCATCATCGACTACCTGGCCAACCGCTACGGCCAGGATCTGCTGCCACCAGCCGGCAGCCCCGAGCGCCTGCGCTGCAACTATTGGCTGCATTACGCGGAAGGCTCGGCCATGCCACCGCTGCTGCTCAAGCTGGTGTTCGACAAGGTGGAAAGCAGCCCGATGCCCTTCTTCATCAAGCCGATTGCCCGCGGCATTGCACAGAAGGTCAAGCGCGCGCTGATCAACCCGCAGCTGCAACTGCACCTGGACTACCTGGAAGGCGAGCTGGGCAAAAGCACCTGGTTCGCCGGCGAGACTTTCAGCGCCGCCGACATCCAGATGAGCTTCCCGCTGGAAGCAGCCACCTCGCGCGGCGGCCTGGATGGCAGCCGGCCGCGGCTCAAAGCCTTCCTCGAACGCATCCATGCCCGCCCGGCCTACCGGCGCGCCCTGGAAAAAGGCGGCGAGTACGCCTACGCCAGCTGA
- the mltF gene encoding membrane-bound lytic murein transglycosylase MltF: protein MFAHTALRTRSAAWLLATAILLLLAGCDGDGDVAKPPSTLERVQKEGVLRVVTRNSPATYFQDRSGETGFEYELVKRFADNLGVELKIETADNLDDLFTRLNQPGGPVLAAAGLVASDGRKAQAQFSKSYLEVTPQVVYRNGEPRPSRPEDLLGKRILVLKGSSHAEQLAELKQNMPGLQYEESADVEVVDLLRMVDDGQIDLTLVDSNELAMNQVYFPNVRVAFDLGDARSLGWAVAAGSDDSLLREVNDFLDLVAENGSLKRLKDRYYGHVDVLGYVGAYTFAQHLQQRLPRYEQHFKQAAEKHKVDWRLLAAIGYQESIWQPDATSKTGVRGLMMLTQGTAQAMGVVNRLDPRQSILGGAKYFALIHSGLTEDMSEPDRTWFALAAYNIGIAHLGDARKLAEAEGLNPNKWLDVQQMLPRLSQKRWYSKTRYGYARGGETVHFVRNIRRYYDILNWVTQPQLEGSQIAESGLHVPGVNKTLPKDESGLL, encoded by the coding sequence ATGTTTGCCCACACCGCGTTGCGCACCCGCTCTGCCGCCTGGCTGCTGGCGACCGCAATCCTTCTGTTGCTCGCGGGCTGCGATGGCGATGGCGATGTCGCCAAACCGCCCAGCACGCTCGAGCGCGTCCAGAAGGAGGGCGTGCTACGCGTGGTCACCCGCAACAGCCCGGCCACCTATTTCCAGGATCGCAGCGGCGAAACCGGCTTCGAGTACGAGCTGGTCAAGCGTTTTGCCGACAACCTGGGGGTCGAGCTGAAGATCGAGACGGCCGACAACCTCGACGACCTGTTCACCCGCCTCAACCAGCCGGGCGGCCCGGTGCTGGCCGCCGCCGGCCTGGTCGCCAGCGACGGGCGCAAGGCCCAGGCGCAGTTCTCCAAGTCCTACCTGGAAGTCACCCCGCAGGTCGTCTACCGCAACGGCGAGCCGCGCCCATCGCGCCCGGAAGACCTGCTCGGCAAGCGCATCCTGGTGCTCAAGGGCAGCAGCCACGCCGAACAGCTGGCCGAACTGAAGCAGAACATGCCCGGCTTGCAGTACGAAGAGTCCGCCGACGTGGAAGTGGTCGACCTGCTGCGCATGGTCGACGACGGGCAGATCGACCTGACCCTGGTGGATTCCAACGAACTGGCGATGAACCAGGTGTATTTCCCCAACGTGCGCGTCGCCTTCGACCTCGGCGACGCGCGCAGCCTGGGCTGGGCGGTGGCCGCCGGCAGCGACGACAGCCTGCTGCGCGAGGTCAACGACTTCCTCGACCTGGTGGCCGAGAACGGCAGCCTCAAGCGCCTCAAGGATCGCTACTACGGGCATGTCGACGTACTCGGCTACGTCGGCGCCTACACCTTCGCCCAGCACCTGCAGCAGCGCCTGCCGCGCTACGAGCAGCACTTCAAGCAGGCCGCCGAGAAACACAAGGTGGACTGGCGCCTGCTGGCCGCCATCGGCTACCAGGAGTCGATCTGGCAGCCGGACGCCACCTCCAAGACCGGCGTGCGCGGCCTGATGATGCTGACCCAGGGCACCGCCCAGGCGATGGGCGTGGTCAACCGCCTGGATCCGCGGCAGAGCATCCTTGGCGGCGCCAAGTACTTCGCCCTGATCCATTCCGGCCTGACCGAAGACATGAGCGAGCCGGATCGCACCTGGTTCGCCCTGGCCGCCTACAACATCGGCATCGCCCACCTGGGCGACGCGCGCAAGCTGGCCGAGGCCGAAGGGCTGAACCCGAACAAGTGGCTGGACGTGCAGCAGATGCTGCCGCGCCTGTCGCAGAAACGCTGGTACAGCAAGACCCGCTATGGCTATGCGCGCGGCGGCGAAACGGTGCACTTCGTGCGCAACATCCGCCGCTACTACGACATTCTCAACTGGGTGACCCAGCCGCAGCTGGAAGGCAGCCAGATCGCCGAGAGCGGCCTGCACGTGCCGGGCGTCAACAAGACCCTGCCCAAGGATGAGTCCGGGCTGCTCTAA
- the guaB gene encoding IMP dehydrogenase gives MLRISQEALTFDDVLLIPGYSEVLPKDVSLKTQLTRGISLNIPLLSAAMDTVTEARLAIAMAQEGGIGIIHKNMTVEQQAAEVRKVKKFEAGVVKDPITIEADATVRDLFELTRQHNISGVPVLSNGDLVGIVTSRDVRFENRLDALVRDVMTPKERLVTVKEGATKEAVRELLHKHRIEKVLIVDDAFALKGMMTVKDIEKAKAYPLASKDDQGRLRVGAAVGTGADTADRVGALVAAGVDVIIVDTAHGHSKGVIDRVRWVKQNFPEVQVIGGNIATGEAAKALAEAGADAVKVGIGPGSICTTRIVAGVGVPQISAVANVAAALAGTGVPLIADGGIRFSGDLSKAIVAGASAVMIGSMLAGTEEAPGEVELFQGRSYKAYRGMGSLGAMAQAQGSSDRYFQDSSAGAEKLVPEGIEGRVPYKGAMSAIVHQLMGGLRASMGYTGCATVEEMRTKPEFVRITGAGMAESHVHDVQITKEAPNYRVG, from the coding sequence ATGCTGCGTATCAGCCAAGAAGCCCTGACTTTCGACGACGTCCTCCTGATTCCCGGTTATTCCGAAGTCCTGCCGAAAGACGTCAGCCTCAAGACCCAACTCACGCGCGGCATCTCGCTGAATATTCCGCTGCTGTCCGCGGCCATGGACACCGTCACCGAAGCGCGCCTGGCGATTGCCATGGCCCAGGAAGGCGGTATCGGCATCATCCACAAGAACATGACCGTCGAGCAGCAGGCTGCCGAAGTACGCAAGGTCAAGAAGTTCGAAGCCGGCGTGGTCAAGGATCCGATCACCATCGAGGCCGACGCCACCGTGCGCGACCTGTTCGAGCTGACCCGCCAGCACAACATCTCCGGCGTGCCGGTACTGTCCAACGGCGACCTGGTCGGCATCGTCACCTCCCGTGACGTGCGTTTCGAGAACCGCCTGGATGCCCTGGTGCGCGACGTGATGACGCCGAAAGAGCGTCTGGTCACCGTCAAGGAAGGCGCCACCAAGGAAGCCGTGCGCGAGCTGCTGCACAAGCACCGCATCGAGAAAGTCCTGATCGTCGACGACGCCTTCGCCCTCAAGGGCATGATGACCGTCAAGGACATCGAGAAGGCCAAGGCCTACCCGCTGGCCAGCAAGGACGACCAGGGCCGCCTGCGCGTCGGCGCTGCCGTCGGCACCGGTGCCGATACCGCTGACCGGGTTGGCGCACTGGTGGCTGCCGGCGTCGACGTGATCATCGTCGACACCGCCCACGGTCACTCCAAGGGCGTGATCGATCGCGTACGCTGGGTCAAGCAGAACTTCCCCGAGGTGCAAGTCATTGGCGGCAATATCGCCACCGGCGAAGCGGCCAAGGCCCTCGCCGAAGCCGGCGCCGATGCGGTCAAGGTCGGTATCGGCCCGGGCTCGATCTGCACCACCCGCATCGTCGCCGGTGTCGGCGTTCCGCAAATCTCCGCGGTGGCCAACGTCGCCGCCGCTCTGGCTGGCACCGGTGTGCCGCTGATTGCCGACGGCGGTATCCGTTTCTCCGGTGACCTGTCCAAGGCCATCGTTGCTGGCGCCTCCGCCGTGATGATCGGCTCCATGCTGGCCGGTACCGAAGAAGCCCCGGGCGAAGTCGAACTGTTCCAGGGCCGTTCCTACAAGGCCTACCGCGGCATGGGCTCGCTGGGCGCCATGGCCCAGGCCCAGGGTTCTTCCGACCGTTATTTCCAGGACTCCTCGGCCGGTGCCGAGAAGCTGGTGCCGGAAGGCATCGAAGGCCGTGTGCCGTACAAGGGCGCGATGAGCGCCATCGTCCACCAGCTGATGGGCGGCCTGCGCGCCTCCATGGGCTACACCGGCTGCGCCACCGTCGAGGAAATGCGCACCAAGCCGGAGTTCGTGCGCATCACCGGCGCCGGCATGGCCGAGTCGCACGTGCACGATGTACAGATCACCAAGGAAGCCCCGAACTATCGGGTCGGTTGA
- a CDS encoding sugar ABC transporter ATPase — translation MSDQQIILVPQISSLPGHEAKAWALLRWLIKRDIVEAQPSTCGRGARGMAYAIAPGARAVVEHPERLPFGRPLNGLEVISKRCIYTPTVDFLEEAGCPQCRQEIGEALFDSLEEWMPGLTDNFSCPQCGHEDDINGFLFLQPCAFSNLGFIFNNWAEAGFRQGFLDEFAERLGQPVRQVLVQI, via the coding sequence ATGAGCGACCAGCAGATCATCCTGGTGCCACAGATTTCCAGCCTGCCCGGGCACGAGGCCAAGGCCTGGGCGCTGTTGCGCTGGCTGATCAAGCGCGACATCGTCGAGGCGCAGCCGAGCACCTGTGGCCGTGGCGCGCGGGGCATGGCCTACGCCATCGCGCCGGGTGCCCGGGCGGTGGTGGAGCATCCCGAGCGGCTGCCGTTCGGTCGCCCGCTCAATGGTCTGGAGGTGATCAGCAAGCGCTGCATCTATACGCCGACCGTGGATTTCCTCGAGGAAGCCGGTTGCCCGCAGTGCCGCCAGGAGATCGGCGAGGCGCTGTTCGACAGCCTGGAGGAGTGGATGCCGGGGCTGACCGACAACTTCAGCTGCCCGCAGTGCGGCCATGAGGACGACATCAACGGCTTCCTGTTCCTGCAGCCCTGTGCCTTCTCCAACCTCGGCTTCATTTTCAACAACTGGGCCGAGGCGGGCTTCCGTCAGGGCTTTCTCGACGAGTTTGCCGAGCGCCTGGGCCAGCCCGTGCGCCAGGTGCTGGTGCAGATCTGA
- a CDS encoding multicopper oxidase family protein, with amino-acid sequence MAFTRRQVLAGLVGLGVVGLGAGGVRYWLGRPENAASHDYQLIAAPFDLELVPGHVTPAWGYGGQAPGVELRCRQGERLRVRFVNQLAEPTTIHWHGIRLPLEMDGVPYVSQLPVLPGEYFDYDFLTPDAGSYWYHPHLSSAEQLGRGLVGPLIIEEREPTGFAHERTLCLKTWHVDAEGAFSAFSVPREAAREGTRGRLSTINGVPAPTLELPAGQVVRLRLINVDSTVTYCLNLSGGEARIYALDGHPVQPRPLGKDYWLGPGMRLDLALRVPASGTELSLRNGPLRLATLKSVASPEPAAEWPPALPANPVAEPDLGRAETLRFNFEWAATLVDNVAQGAKYRYWQINGQAWDINDKTCADRPIAKLKQGGHYIFVLRNMAQYQHPVHLHGMAFKVLDSDRRDIVPYFTDTYLLGKNETARIAFVADNPGIWMFHCHVIDHMETGLMAAIEVA; translated from the coding sequence ATGGCATTTACCCGCAGACAAGTATTGGCCGGCCTGGTCGGGCTGGGTGTGGTCGGCCTCGGCGCTGGTGGCGTGCGTTACTGGCTGGGGCGCCCGGAGAACGCGGCGAGCCATGACTACCAGCTGATCGCCGCGCCCTTCGACCTGGAGCTGGTGCCCGGGCATGTCACTCCGGCCTGGGGCTACGGTGGCCAGGCACCGGGCGTGGAGCTGCGCTGCCGGCAGGGCGAGCGCCTGCGCGTGCGCTTCGTCAACCAGCTCGCCGAGCCGACCACCATCCACTGGCACGGCATTCGCCTGCCGCTGGAGATGGACGGCGTGCCCTATGTCTCGCAGTTGCCGGTGCTGCCGGGCGAGTACTTCGACTACGACTTCCTCACTCCGGATGCCGGCAGCTACTGGTACCACCCGCACCTGTCCAGCGCCGAGCAGCTCGGCCGCGGCCTGGTCGGCCCGCTGATCATCGAGGAGCGCGAGCCGACTGGCTTCGCCCACGAGCGCACGCTATGCCTGAAAACCTGGCATGTGGATGCGGAGGGTGCTTTCAGCGCCTTCAGCGTGCCGCGTGAGGCGGCGCGCGAAGGCACTCGCGGGCGCCTGTCGACCATCAACGGCGTGCCGGCTCCTACCCTCGAACTGCCGGCCGGGCAGGTGGTGCGCCTGCGCCTGATCAACGTCGACAGCACGGTGACCTACTGCCTCAACCTGTCCGGTGGTGAGGCGCGCATCTATGCCCTCGACGGCCATCCGGTGCAGCCGCGGCCGCTGGGCAAGGATTACTGGCTGGGCCCGGGCATGCGCCTGGATCTGGCGTTGCGGGTGCCGGCTAGCGGCACCGAGCTGTCGCTGCGCAACGGCCCGCTGCGCCTGGCCACCCTGAAAAGCGTGGCCAGCCCGGAACCGGCCGCTGAGTGGCCGCCAGCGCTGCCGGCCAACCCGGTGGCGGAGCCGGATCTGGGCCGCGCCGAGACTCTGCGCTTCAACTTCGAGTGGGCCGCGACCCTGGTCGACAACGTCGCCCAGGGCGCCAAGTACCGCTACTGGCAGATCAACGGCCAGGCCTGGGACATCAACGACAAGACCTGTGCCGACCGCCCCATCGCCAAGCTGAAGCAGGGCGGCCACTACATCTTCGTGCTGCGCAACATGGCCCAGTACCAGCACCCGGTGCACCTGCACGGCATGGCGTTCAAGGTGCTGGATTCGGATCGCCGGGACATCGTGCCGTACTTCACCGACACCTACCTGCTGGGCAAGAACGAGACGGCGCGTATCGCCTTCGTTGCCGATAATCCCGGGATATGGATGTTCCACTGCCATGTGATCGACCACATGGAAACCGGCCTGATGGCCGCCATCGAGGTGGCCTGA
- the xseA gene encoding exodeoxyribonuclease VII large subunit — MLNDPFQRLGLDRETLSVSQLNNRARLLLEDVFAQVWVEGEISNLARPASGHIYFTLKDSQAQVRCALFRQNAARVRQALRDGLAVKVRGKVSLFEGRGDYQLILDSVEPAGDGALRLAFEALKEKLSAEGLFAAESKRALPTHPQRIGIVSSPTGAVIRDIISVFRRRAPQVALTLIPTAVQGREATAQIVRALQLADRAGFDAIILARGGGSLEDLWCFNEEAVARAVAACATPIVSAVGHETDVSISDFVADVRAPTPSAAAELLAPDSSDLQHRLDGLKRRLLLSLQSRLGREQLRLEGLTRRLRHPGERLRQQAQRLDDLDMRLRRAFTQQATSRHERLARLDGRLHAQHPGRALALLRQRLDSLAERLPRAIDGQLRQQRQQLAALGQQLHIVSPLATLGRGYSILLDDRGQAVRSASQTHPGQRLKARLGEGELEVRVEDNHLTPVTLSLLD, encoded by the coding sequence ATGCTCAACGATCCCTTCCAGCGCCTGGGTCTCGACCGCGAGACCTTGAGCGTCAGCCAACTGAACAACCGTGCCCGCCTGCTGCTGGAAGACGTGTTCGCCCAGGTCTGGGTCGAAGGCGAGATATCCAACCTGGCCCGCCCGGCCTCCGGCCACATCTATTTCACCCTCAAGGACAGCCAGGCCCAGGTGCGCTGCGCGCTGTTCCGGCAGAACGCCGCGCGCGTGCGCCAGGCCCTGCGCGACGGCCTGGCGGTGAAGGTGCGCGGCAAGGTCTCGCTGTTCGAGGGCCGCGGCGACTACCAGCTGATCCTCGACAGCGTCGAGCCGGCCGGCGACGGTGCCCTGCGCCTGGCCTTCGAGGCGCTCAAGGAGAAACTCTCCGCCGAGGGCCTGTTCGCCGCCGAGAGCAAGCGCGCCCTGCCCACCCATCCGCAGCGCATCGGCATCGTCAGCTCGCCGACCGGCGCGGTGATCCGCGACATCATCAGCGTGTTCCGCCGCCGCGCGCCGCAGGTGGCGCTGACCCTGATCCCCACCGCCGTGCAGGGCCGCGAAGCCACCGCGCAGATCGTCCGCGCCCTGCAGCTGGCCGACCGCGCCGGCTTCGACGCGATCATCCTGGCGCGCGGCGGCGGCTCGCTGGAAGACCTCTGGTGCTTCAACGAGGAAGCCGTGGCCCGCGCCGTGGCCGCCTGCGCCACGCCCATCGTCAGTGCCGTCGGCCATGAGACCGACGTATCGATCAGCGATTTCGTCGCCGACGTACGTGCACCAACACCCTCGGCCGCCGCCGAGCTGCTGGCACCGGACAGCTCCGACCTGCAGCACCGCCTGGACGGCCTGAAGCGCCGCCTGCTGCTGAGCCTGCAGAGCCGCCTGGGCCGCGAACAGCTGCGCCTGGAAGGCCTGACCCGGCGCCTGCGCCACCCCGGCGAGCGCCTGCGCCAGCAGGCCCAGCGCCTCGACGACCTGGACATGCGCCTGCGCCGCGCCTTCACCCAGCAGGCCACCAGCCGCCACGAGCGCCTGGCCCGCCTGGACGGCCGCCTGCATGCGCAACACCCGGGGCGCGCCCTGGCCCTGCTGCGCCAGCGCCTGGACAGCCTGGCCGAGCGCCTGCCGCGGGCCATCGACGGCCAGCTCCGGCAGCAGCGCCAGCAGCTCGCCGCCCTGGGCCAGCAGCTGCATATCGTCAGCCCGCTGGCCACCCTTGGCCGCGGCTACAGCATCCTCCTCGACGATCGCGGCCAGGCCGTGCGCAGCGCCAGCCAGACCCACCCGGGGCAGAGGCTCAAGGCGCGCCTGGGCGAAGGCGAGCTGGAGGTGCGGGTCGAAGACAACCACCTCACCCCGGTCACCCTCTCCCTACTCGATTGA
- the tadA gene encoding tRNA adenosine(34) deaminase TadA yields MRQPQIIDRSQDERLMREALALAAEGAQRGEVPVGALLVQGGVVIGRGFNCPISTSDPSAHAEMVAIRAAAAAVQNYRLPGSTLYVTLEPCSMCAGLIVHSRIARVVYGTTEPKAGVAISRGQFFEQSFLNHRVLIEGGVLAQECSEMLSAFFKARRQG; encoded by the coding sequence ATGCGCCAGCCGCAGATCATCGACCGCAGCCAGGACGAGCGCCTCATGCGCGAGGCGCTGGCTTTGGCTGCCGAGGGGGCGCAAAGGGGAGAGGTACCGGTAGGCGCGCTGCTGGTGCAGGGCGGGGTGGTGATCGGCCGCGGCTTCAACTGCCCGATCTCCACCAGCGACCCCAGTGCCCATGCCGAGATGGTGGCGATCCGCGCTGCCGCCGCGGCTGTGCAGAACTACCGCCTGCCGGGCAGCACCCTGTATGTCACCCTGGAGCCGTGCAGCATGTGCGCCGGGCTGATCGTGCATTCGCGCATCGCTCGGGTGGTCTACGGCACCACCGAGCCCAAGGCCGGGGTGGCGATCAGCCGCGGGCAGTTCTTCGAGCAGAGTTTCCTCAACCACCGGGTGCTGATCGAGGGCGGCGTGCTGGCCCAGGAATGCAGCGAGATGCTCAGCGCCTTCTTCAAGGCGCGCCGCCAGGGCTGA
- a CDS encoding M23 family metallopeptidase: MAANIREQSSLLRSALLALLLCLALPVQAEGFITRLLNKPVPGGVAVLDLGDGPVAPQARYQGKPVLVVKEEGQRWIAIVGIPLTVKPGPQQIEAGGRTLNFQVGTKRYREQHITLKNQEQVNPSPKNLARIERELAEQTRAYQQFSPRQPSNLLLDKPVAGPLSSPFGVRRFFNGEERNPHAGLDFAVGAGTPIKAPAAGKVILIGDYFFNGRTVFVDHGQGLISMFCHLSKVEVQLGQELARGAVLGRVGSTGRATGPHMHWNVSLNDARVDPAIFIGAFKP, encoded by the coding sequence ATGGCTGCCAATATTCGCGAGCAGAGCTCGCTCCTACGGAGTGCCTTGCTCGCCCTGCTGCTGTGCCTTGCCCTGCCCGTACAGGCAGAAGGTTTCATCACCCGTTTGCTGAACAAGCCGGTGCCCGGCGGCGTGGCGGTGCTCGACCTGGGCGACGGCCCTGTCGCGCCGCAAGCGCGCTACCAGGGCAAGCCGGTGCTGGTGGTGAAGGAAGAAGGCCAACGCTGGATCGCCATAGTCGGTATCCCGCTGACGGTAAAACCGGGCCCGCAGCAGATCGAGGCAGGCGGCCGAACCCTGAATTTCCAGGTCGGCACCAAGCGCTACCGCGAGCAGCACATCACCCTGAAGAACCAGGAACAGGTCAATCCGAGCCCGAAGAACCTAGCGCGCATCGAGCGCGAACTGGCCGAGCAGACCCGCGCCTACCAGCAGTTCAGCCCGCGCCAGCCGAGCAACCTGCTGCTCGACAAGCCGGTGGCCGGCCCGCTCTCCAGCCCTTTCGGCGTGCGCCGCTTCTTCAATGGCGAGGAGCGCAACCCGCACGCCGGCCTGGACTTCGCCGTCGGCGCCGGCACACCGATCAAGGCCCCCGCCGCCGGCAAGGTGATTCTGATCGGCGACTACTTCTTCAACGGCCGCACCGTGTTCGTCGACCACGGCCAGGGCCTGATCAGCATGTTCTGCCACCTGTCCAAGGTCGAGGTGCAGCTGGGCCAGGAGCTGGCGCGCGGCGCCGTGCTCGGGCGGGTCGGCAGCACCGGGCGTGCCACCGGCCCGCACATGCACTGGAACGTCAGCCTCAACGACGCGCGGGTCGACCCGGCGATCTTTATCGGCGCATTCAAACCCTAG
- the guaA gene encoding glutamine-hydrolyzing GMP synthase, whose protein sequence is MAHDIHAHRILILDFGSQYTQLIARRVREIGVYCEIHPFDMDNEAIRAFAPRGVILAGGPESVHEAGSPRAPQAVFELNVPIFGICYGMQTMAEQLGGKVEGSDLREFGYARVDVVGKARLLDGIEDHVDTDGVLGLDVWMSHGDKVTEIPAGFHILASTPSCPIAAMADDSRGYYGVQFHPEVTHTKQGGRILSRFILDICGCEALWTPANIVEDAIANVRAQVGTSKVLLGLSGGVDSSVVAALLHRAIGDQLTCVFVDNGLLRHKEGDQVMAMFAENMGVKVIRANAEELFLGRLAGVSDPEEKRKIIGRSFIEVFDEEATKLKDVKFLAQGTIYPDVIESAGAKTGKAHVIKSHHNVGGLPEDMQFSLVEPLRELFKDEVRKIGLELGLPYDMVYRHPFPGPGLGVRILGEVKKEYADLLRLADHIFIEELRNFDWYHKTSQAFVVFQPVKSVGVVGDGRRYAWVVALRAVETIDFMTARWAHLPYELLEKVSNRIINEISGISRVTYDVSSKPPATIEWE, encoded by the coding sequence ATGGCCCACGACATTCACGCCCACCGCATCCTGATTCTGGACTTCGGTTCCCAGTACACCCAGCTGATCGCCCGCCGTGTGCGCGAGATCGGTGTGTACTGCGAAATCCACCCGTTCGACATGGACAACGAGGCGATCCGCGCCTTCGCCCCGCGCGGCGTGATCCTCGCCGGTGGCCCGGAGTCGGTGCATGAAGCGGGCAGCCCGCGCGCGCCGCAGGCGGTGTTCGAGCTGAACGTGCCGATCTTCGGTATCTGCTACGGCATGCAGACCATGGCCGAGCAGCTTGGCGGCAAGGTGGAAGGCTCCGACCTGCGCGAGTTCGGCTATGCCCGCGTCGACGTGGTCGGCAAGGCCCGCCTGCTCGACGGCATCGAAGACCATGTGGACACCGACGGTGTGCTCGGTCTGGACGTGTGGATGAGCCACGGCGACAAGGTCACCGAGATCCCGGCCGGCTTCCATATCCTCGCCAGCACCCCGAGCTGCCCGATCGCCGCCATGGCTGACGACAGCCGCGGCTACTACGGCGTGCAGTTCCACCCGGAAGTGACCCATACCAAGCAGGGCGGGCGCATCCTCTCGCGCTTCATCCTCGACATCTGCGGCTGCGAAGCCCTGTGGACTCCGGCCAACATCGTCGAAGACGCCATCGCCAACGTGCGTGCCCAGGTCGGCACTTCCAAGGTGCTGCTGGGCCTGTCCGGCGGCGTCGACTCCTCGGTGGTTGCCGCGCTGCTGCACCGCGCCATCGGCGACCAGCTGACCTGCGTGTTCGTCGACAACGGCCTGCTGCGCCACAAGGAAGGTGACCAGGTGATGGCCATGTTCGCCGAGAACATGGGCGTCAAGGTGATCCGCGCCAACGCCGAAGAGCTGTTCCTCGGTCGCCTGGCCGGTGTCAGCGACCCGGAAGAGAAGCGCAAGATCATCGGTCGCAGCTTCATCGAGGTGTTTGATGAGGAAGCCACCAAGCTCAAGGACGTGAAGTTCCTCGCCCAGGGCACCATCTACCCGGACGTGATCGAGTCGGCTGGCGCCAAGACCGGCAAGGCCCATGTGATCAAGTCGCACCACAACGTCGGCGGCCTGCCGGAAGACATGCAGTTCTCCCTGGTCGAGCCGCTGCGCGAGCTGTTCAAGGACGAAGTGCGCAAGATCGGCCTGGAGCTGGGCCTGCCCTACGACATGGTCTATCGCCACCCGTTCCCGGGCCCGGGCCTGGGCGTGCGCATCCTCGGCGAAGTGAAGAAGGAATATGCCGACCTGCTGCGTCTGGCCGACCACATCTTCATCGAGGAGCTGCGCAACTTCGACTGGTACCACAAGACCAGCCAGGCCTTCGTGGTGTTCCAGCCGGTGAAATCGGTGGGCGTGGTCGGCGACGGCCGTCGCTACGCCTGGGTCGTGGCCCTGCGCGCCGTGGAAACCATCGACTTCATGACCGCACGCTGGGCGCACCTGCCCTACGAGCTGCTGGAGAAGGTCTCCAACCGCATCATCAACGAGATCTCCGGTATCTCCCGCGTCACCTACGACGTGTCGAGCAAGCCGCCAGCCACCATCGAGTGGGAATGA